In the Syntrophorhabdaceae bacterium genome, TTGAGAATAGTCTTCTCAATACAAGACTAAGGGATGTGGTGAGGGAACTGACGGACGCCCAGAAAAGACTTATCGAACAGGAAAAGTTCAGAAGCTTAGGGGAGATGACGGCAAACATCGCCCACGAAATAAAGAACCCGCTTGTGATCATCGGCGGTTTTACCAAGAGACTTGCAAAGAAGATGCACCAGGAGGGACCGGAGAAGAAATACATAGGGATCATACTCAAAGAAGTCACAAGGCTCGAGACGATCCTCAACGAGCTGCTCAATTACGTGAGGGAGGGGTCCTCGGTCACGGAAACATGCAACATGAATGACTTTCTCGACGAGATCCTCTATCTGCTATCTGCCGATGTCTCCTGGGAGCAGGTCGAGATCACCAGGGATTTCGATGGCGCGCTGCCCATGATCCCCTGTGATAGCCAACAGTTGAAGCAGGTCTTCATCAATGTTCTTATGAATTCGTATGAGGCTATGCACGGCAAGGGAAAGATCGTGATTAAGACCATGCGGACGACTTTCAATAACCGGCCTTTTGTCAGTGTTTCCATTACCGATACGGGCGGTGGGATCGATCCGGAGATTATCGACAACGTTTTCAATCCCTTCTTTACCACCAAAGAAACGGGCACCGGCCTGGGCCTTGCCATTTCAAATAAGATCGTCCTGTATCACCATGGTCACATAGATGTGGAGAATACTGTGGGGAAGGGCGTGACGTTTATTGTATATCTTCCCTTAAAAAATGATATGATAAAAGAGGAGCCGCTATGAAAAACGCAAGGATTCTTGTGGTGGACGACGAGGAGAATATCCGTCTTCTGTTCAAGGAAGAACTTGAAGAAGAAGGGTACACCGTGGATGTCGCATTGAACGGCCATGATGCCCTTCAAAAGCTCAAGGACGCCCCGTTCGATCTGGTGGTGATGGACATCAAGATGCCGGGCATGGACGGCATACAGGCCTTGAACGAAATAAAGAATTCCAACAAAGACCAGCCGGTGATCCTATGCTCGGCTTACGGTGAGTTCAAACAGGATTTTTCAAGCTGGGTGTCTGACGGGTATGTGGTCAAATCGGCGGATACAACGGAACTGAAGCAGACCATAAAAAATATTCTCAATCGCGCATAGGCCTGCCACAAAAGACGCGGATCGAACCCCTTTTCGTGCGGGTCTCAACCGTAGGATGCGGGATAGTAGAGCGCGTGGGGCTCACACGGCCAACCAAGAGGCTATCGGTCCCCCGGGAAAGCGTACAAAGTCCTTGCTATTACAGCGAACTTGAAATAGTATAATAAGACACTGGGGGTGTAGCTCAGCGGGAGAGCACCTCGTTCGCAACGAGGGGGCCACGGGTTCAATCCCCGTCACCTCCACAATTAGGAAAGAGGAGTTCGGAGTCTCGAGGGGCATCCGGAGGCTTCTCGCCATTCGCGCACAGTTTCATTGTATTCCCAAGTGACACAACACTGACAAGTATCCAAGACCGCAGAAGGATAATCCCGGTAAGTAACGAACCGTCGTGCTAACGGTTCACGGGAAGGATTTTTCAGAAAGCTATAGGGAATACAAGACTCAAAGCGGGGAATGGAAAAACTTCTGAAGGATCATCGTAGTCGCGCACCTCACATTCAGGCTCTTCATCCCTTAAAGGGCAGGGGCGGGTAGCCCTCGGATGAAGGGTTGCTATGATCGATCTCACACGAGATCGCTTTTCCTCAGATGGTCTGCCGCCGCCGACAAATTTGTCAAGGA is a window encoding:
- a CDS encoding response regulator, which encodes MKNARILVVDDEENIRLLFKEELEEEGYTVDVALNGHDALQKLKDAPFDLVVMDIKMPGMDGIQALNEIKNSNKDQPVILCSAYGEFKQDFSSWVSDGYVVKSADTTELKQTIKNILNRA